The following proteins are co-located in the Pseudarthrobacter siccitolerans genome:
- a CDS encoding sugar phosphate isomerase/epimerase family protein, translating into MKFSVFTASTPDWTPEEAVSHLSAQGWDGIEWRITDQAEAAEAGFWAGNKATVPLTGLEDNLQRVATITRDAGLEFSGLGGYARCDNHADVDRMLAATAALGAGQVRVTTLPLGTAEWGGEKPSGIAYPVLFEAARRDFEWVAERAAHHGVKALVELHHRTITASASSARRLVEGLDPKHVGVIHDLGNLLIEGQEDYLPAFELLGEYLAHIHVKNAVWTRQDATDESGAAVFRNEWAPLQSGQGSVLEYFKALAAHGYDGWVTVEDFSTELPLAERTAGNLDYLRRTAALAGLTAGAGAR; encoded by the coding sequence ATGAAATTCTCAGTTTTCACAGCCTCCACACCTGACTGGACTCCCGAAGAAGCGGTCAGCCACCTTTCGGCCCAGGGCTGGGACGGAATAGAGTGGCGGATCACGGACCAGGCCGAGGCGGCTGAGGCCGGTTTCTGGGCCGGAAACAAGGCGACCGTCCCCCTGACAGGCCTTGAAGACAACCTTCAGCGGGTAGCCACTATCACCCGCGACGCCGGCTTGGAGTTCTCCGGTCTGGGCGGCTATGCGCGGTGCGACAACCATGCCGACGTCGATCGCATGTTGGCCGCAACGGCAGCACTGGGAGCGGGCCAGGTACGTGTCACCACCCTTCCGCTGGGGACGGCGGAATGGGGAGGCGAAAAGCCCAGCGGGATTGCCTATCCTGTCCTGTTCGAGGCGGCCCGACGTGACTTCGAATGGGTGGCTGAACGCGCCGCCCACCATGGCGTCAAAGCGCTGGTGGAACTGCACCACCGCACCATCACTGCGTCTGCTTCTTCTGCCCGGCGCCTGGTGGAAGGCCTGGACCCCAAGCACGTCGGGGTCATCCACGACCTCGGCAATCTGCTGATCGAGGGCCAGGAAGACTACCTTCCGGCCTTCGAACTTCTGGGGGAGTACCTGGCCCACATCCACGTCAAGAACGCCGTGTGGACACGTCAGGATGCGACTGACGAATCCGGCGCCGCAGTGTTCCGGAACGAGTGGGCGCCGCTGCAATCCGGACAGGGGAGCGTCCTGGAATACTTCAAGGCGCTGGCTGCCCATGGCTACGACGGCTGGGTCACAGTGGAAGACTTTTCCACAGAGCTTCCCTTGGCCGAACGGACGGCCGGCAATCTTGATTACCTGCGGCGTACGGCGGCTCTCGCCGGGCTCACCGCAGGCGCCGGAGCGCGTTGA